CGGCGCCGCCGCCTTCTCCGCCGCGACCGCGAAGCCCGCGACCGAGAACGCGAACGCAACCGCCATCACTACCGTGAAAATTTTCTTCATTTCGTTTCCTCCATAGGGAAATTTGAAATTCTTGCGAGTGTATGCTGCATGCAAGGTGCCAACTCGTCTAACTGAAACAAATTAATGATAAACAACAGGTTTTCATTATTCCTGCTCCCCCTCCCGCCATTCGACTTCCCCAAAAGGGACACCACTTCCCCATATGGGGAATCCCCGGGGCCCCCTTACTTCCCCGTCTTCCTCGGGTGCGATTTCTCCCATTCCCTCACCATGCGCTGGGCCTCCTTAAGCTTCTCGGGAGTCAACTCTTTTGCGGCTCGGTCCTTTGCATCGGAGGCCTGCTTGTACTCATCACCAGAGGCCCTCGAAGCCGCCAGGCTGAACCAGAAATAAGATTGCACGAAGTCTTGCGGGACCCACTTACCTAAATAGTATGCGAGTCCGAGAATGCGAGTGGCATCAACATCTCCTTGTTCTGCTGCCTTCCGATACCACTTGGCGGCCTCTGCGTAGTCCTGCGGAACACCCTGGCCGTTGAGGTACATGAATCCGAGGTTGTATTGGGCGGATGCGACCCCCTGCCTCGCGGCTTTCCGGTACCACTTGACGGCTTCGGTAGCATCCTGTGGGACACCCCAACCGTTCTGATTCATGATTCCAAGGTTGTACTGTGCTCTCGCGTCTCCCCGTTCCGCCGCTTTTCGGTACCACTTGGCAGCCTCTGCGTAGTCCTGCTTGACGCCCGAACCGTTTTCATACATGGAGCCGATGTTGAACTGGGCTTTCACGTCCCCTGCTTCTGCTTGTTTGCGGAGGGTTTTCATGTCGGCAGGCAGAGAGGAGGTGGCCAACAGGGTCAATATCGTGGTCGCCAAAAGAATCACACGGAAGGGACTTCCTTGGATTCCGGACATCGCCCACCTCCGAGTGTTGGTGCCTTTCTTTTACCCCATTAGACAGCTCGCCGTGCGGAATGATGCAATGTCGCCCGGACGATTCCGTTTCGGTATGATAGGAACATTATGGCCCACAAACCAACGCTTTGCAGGTACTTGGCCGGCTTGACGGTTTTTTCGCTCCTTATCCTGCCCGCGTGCGTGCATGGGTGGGGCGGGAACGATCCCGATCCGGGTGTCGCCGACATCCGGGACGAGTTCCTCGCCGCCGTCAACCAGGCCCGGTCCGCCAACCGGAAATGCGGGAATACTCGCTACGGCCCCGCTCGCCCGGTCTCGTGGTCCGGCAACCTCGCGATGGCTGCCTACCTTCATTCCGAGGACATGGTACGGAAAAACTTCTTAAGCCATACGGGGTCGGACGGCAGCTCGGCGGGCCAGCGGATTTCGCGGCAAAGGTATCCGTGGAGGACGTACGGGGAAAATATCGCCTTCGGGAATCCGACGGTTTCGTCCGTCATCCAGGGATGGCTCGTAAGCAAGGGGCACTGCCGGAACTTGATGAACCCGGCCTTCACCGAGATCGGCGCGGGATATGCCATCGGCCCGTTCGGAGGGAACCCGGCCGCTCGCTACTGGACGTTCGACCTGGCCGACCGGTAAGGAACCTGACCGTCTACCTTTTGGCATCCAGCGGCCGCCGACATCAAACCATAGGACAAACACCGGTCCGAGAATCAGACAAACAGCGGCTCGCGTTTCGGACAGAAGCCGATTCCGAGGGCTGGCGGGCAGGATTATCGTGTGTGTAATCCGAGAATGCGTTCGCCTACCGGTTGAAGGACGAGGGAAACAGGGGGAAACAATGCGAGCGGTAACGGTCTATCGCGTGGATTCCGGCAGGAAGACCAAAGATCCCATTGGTGTTGTCCTGGAGAAGCGAAAAACGGAACGGGCGAACAACCACAACGACCTATTGCGGATGGCACGGAGACTCTTCGCGTCGGATACGGCGGACGCCGTCCACATCATCATCGACGTGAATCATGCCCGGCGGGCAAGCCTCCCGGAGGTAACCAGTGACTGTTCGGCGGGGTAGTTTCGAAGATACCACTTCATCGCGAATGCTTGTCGCCTGACCACGGAGGGAGGTGATGAAAAATGCTCTGGACCATAGCCGTGATTTTGCTTGTCCTCTGGGCGCTTGGTTTGGTCACCTCGTACACGATGGGAGGATTCATTCACGTTCTCCTGGTCATCGCGGTCGTGGTGGTACTGATTAATGTCATTCAAGGTCGAAGGGCCGTGTAGCGACCATGGAGCGCATCATGAAAAGGAGTCCGCAATGTCGGTTGGGTCTCGAATCCGCTGGCTTCCGGCCGCCTTGTCGCCGGAGAAAGTCAACGTGCGCGCCTCCCGGTCTTCGCAGTGAGTGGTGCGAGCGACTCCTCAAAAGTGGCCGCCGGCGGCGATCGCGTTCCCGTGGCCGGAGCTTCTCCGGTTCCGCCGCTCGCCACGACAGGGCGGCCGGCCGAACAGCAACGCGACACGGGCGATCGGGCGCGTAACGTTCGCTTCGAGCTGTCACCCAAGACCTTGGTGGCGCTCGTTCTCGTCGTCGCTTCCCTCTGGCTGCTGATCCAGCTCTGGCCTGTCCTCCTCGTGGTCGTCGTCGCTCTCCTCGT
The DNA window shown above is from Deltaproteobacteria bacterium and carries:
- a CDS encoding SEL1-like repeat protein, with product MLGLAYYLGKWVPQDFVQSYFWFSLAASRASGDEYKQASDAKDRAAKELTPEKLKEAQRMVREWEKSHPRKTGK
- a CDS encoding CAP domain-containing protein, yielding MAHKPTLCRYLAGLTVFSLLILPACVHGWGGNDPDPGVADIRDEFLAAVNQARSANRKCGNTRYGPARPVSWSGNLAMAAYLHSEDMVRKNFLSHTGSDGSSAGQRISRQRYPWRTYGENIAFGNPTVSSVIQGWLVSKGHCRNLMNPAFTEIGAGYAIGPFGGNPAARYWTFDLADR
- a CDS encoding lmo0937 family membrane protein; the protein is MLWTIAVILLVLWALGLVTSYTMGGFIHVLLVIAVVVVLINVIQGRRAV